In Caballeronia sp. SBC1, the DNA window AGTTGTCGGGTGGACAGCAACAGCGTGTCGCCCTCGCCCGCGCGCTCGTGTTCGAACCAAGCGTGGTGCTGATGGATGAACCTTTGGGCGCGCTCGACAAACGTCTGCGCGAAACCATGCAATACGAAATCATGCGGCTGCATCGCGAGTTGGGATTGACGGTGGTGTATGTGACGCACGACCAGGCGGAGGCGCTGACCATGTCGGATCGCGTAGCCGTGTTCTCTGACGGACGCATCCAGCAGGCGGCAACCCCCACTGAACTTTATGAAAACGCGCACAACGCGTTCGTGGCGAATTTTGTTGGCGAGAACAACGGCCTGACGGGTCGGGTGCTCGAACAGGACACAAGCTGGGCGACGCTGGAACTGCCAGGCGGCGCGGTCATTCGCGGCCGCTGCGGGCGGGGTCTCAGGAACGGCGAGGAAGCAATGCTCGCGTTGCGCCCCGAGCGCGCGCACATAGCGTCCGCTGAAGCCGCGCACAACGCCGTGGACACCAATGTGGTGAGCGCGCGCGTGGAAGAACTCGTGTATTGCGGCGATCACCACCGCGTTCACTTGAAACTCGGGGAGCTTGGCCATGGCGACAACCTCATTGTCAAAGTCCCGAATACGCAGCACCACGATCTTCCGTCACTCGGCAGTGCAACCGCCGTGGCATGGCGCCACGACGACTGCAAGATCCTCGCAACGGCCGTTACTGTTAATTGCGGCCCTGCTCCGTCCTTCACCGCAGGAGTCCACTGACATGAAAGCAACACTCGTTCGAACCGGTCTGACGGGCATCGCCGGACTCACCCTCGCAGCGGCAAGCCTGTTCGCCGCCACCGCGCATGCAGCCGATACCATCTCGGTCGTGACCTTCGGCGGCGCTTATGAAGCCGCGGCCAAGAAAGCGTTCTTCGAGCCGTTCACGGCTGCGACCGGCATCGGCTTCTCGACTGAATCGTACGATGGCGGCCTCGCCAAGCTGTCCGCGATGGAACAGGCCAAGAACCCGACATGGGATCTTATCGACCTTGAATCCAACGACGCCATCACCGGTTGCGACGAAGGCCTGCTTCGCAAGATCGACCGCAAGTCGCTGGGCAACACCAGCGAATTCATCCCCGGCTCGATCATGGATTGTGCGGTAGCCGCCATGGTGTGGTCGACCGTGTACGCCTACGACACGACCAAGCTCAAAACCCCGCCGACCACGATCAACGACTTCTTCGACCTGAAGAAATACCCCGGAAAACGCGGCTTGCGCAAATCGCCGAAGGTAACGCTCGAATGGGCGTTGCTCGCCGACGGCGTGAAGCCCGCCGACGTGTACAAGGTGCTCGGCACGCCAGCCGGCGTCGACCGGGCGTTCAAGAAACTCGACACGATCAAGCCGAGCATTGTCTGGTGGGAAGCCGGCGCGCAGCCGCCGCAATTGCTCTCCGACGGCGCGGTGGTCATGACGCAGGCCTATAACGGCCGCATTGACGACGCGGTGCACAAGGACCACAAGCCGTTCGAATCCGTGTGGGACGGCCAGGTCTATGACTTCGAATGGTGGGGCATTCCGATGGGCGCGAAGAACGGCGACGCCGCGGCGAAGTTCATCGTTTCCGCCTCGAGCGCAAAAAGCTACGCAGACCTGACGAAGTACATTGCTTACGCGCCGCCGCGCAAGGACGCAATTCCCCTGATTGCGAAGGATCGTCTGAACGACTTGCCGACGGCCCCCGCGAACTTCAAGCATGCACTTCAGATCAACGCGAGCTTCTGGGCGGATAACGCCGACCAGATCAACAAGCGCTTCCAGGTCTGGCTGACACAGTAAGGCGACCCGTGACCGTGACAGTGACCAGCAATCTGCGGGAACCGGCTGAACGTGAATCCGCCGGCTCCGGGGCCGACGGCCGCGCGGCGTACGCGAGGACCCGCCGCCGGGCT includes these proteins:
- a CDS encoding ABC transporter ATP-binding protein, with amino-acid sequence MSTHSFISFAGVSKTYDGVHYVVEGLDLEVAKGEFVSLLGPSGSGKTTTLMMLAGFESATQGEIRLNGKRLDDKPPHQRDIGMVFQNYALFPHLTIEQNVAFPLSVRSVGKAEQKARVKRALEMVELPQLASRRPSQLSGGQQQRVALARALVFEPSVVLMDEPLGALDKRLRETMQYEIMRLHRELGLTVVYVTHDQAEALTMSDRVAVFSDGRIQQAATPTELYENAHNAFVANFVGENNGLTGRVLEQDTSWATLELPGGAVIRGRCGRGLRNGEEAMLALRPERAHIASAEAAHNAVDTNVVSARVEELVYCGDHHRVHLKLGELGHGDNLIVKVPNTQHHDLPSLGSATAVAWRHDDCKILATAVTVNCGPAPSFTAGVH
- a CDS encoding ABC transporter substrate-binding protein produces the protein MKATLVRTGLTGIAGLTLAAASLFAATAHAADTISVVTFGGAYEAAAKKAFFEPFTAATGIGFSTESYDGGLAKLSAMEQAKNPTWDLIDLESNDAITGCDEGLLRKIDRKSLGNTSEFIPGSIMDCAVAAMVWSTVYAYDTTKLKTPPTTINDFFDLKKYPGKRGLRKSPKVTLEWALLADGVKPADVYKVLGTPAGVDRAFKKLDTIKPSIVWWEAGAQPPQLLSDGAVVMTQAYNGRIDDAVHKDHKPFESVWDGQVYDFEWWGIPMGAKNGDAAAKFIVSASSAKSYADLTKYIAYAPPRKDAIPLIAKDRLNDLPTAPANFKHALQINASFWADNADQINKRFQVWLTQ